From a region of the Tachypleus tridentatus isolate NWPU-2018 chromosome 1, ASM421037v1, whole genome shotgun sequence genome:
- the LOC143232367 gene encoding uncharacterized protein LOC143232367, with product MVHSCCEFNCSNRRGQVENVSYYRFPIDPDRRRRWIAAVNRKHWTPTEHTRFCSKHFVSGTKSDDPLSPDYVPSIFHFTRSPLKRRKAAELCKYENRKEVTKRRKEQQKRHEAAAGLLELAFIESAGTAATDSSCTDSADELEATCDNFDLCTSQYTTETCMQTEISFIDLVRLESECQRGSRLHLVQPCRCSGKILSLHSCN from the exons ATGGTACACTCGTGTTGTGAatttaactgttcaaatcgacgtggacaggtggaaaatgtgtcatactACAGATTTCCTATAGATCCCGACCGAAGAAGACGATGGATTGCAGCTGTCAATAGGAAACACTGGACACCCACAGAGCACACCAGattttgtagtaaacattttgtgtcag ggacgaagagtgatgatcccctatcacctgactatgtaccttccatatttcattttacacgttctcccctgaagagaaggaaagctgctgaattgtgtaaatatgaaaacaggaaagaagtgaccaaaaggagaaaagaacaacaaaagagacaTGAAGCTGCTGCTGGGCTGCTTGAACTTGCTTTCATAGAATCTGCTGGCACTGCTGCCACTGATAGCAGCTGTACTGATTCTGCTGATGAACTTGAAGCTACATGTGataattttgacttgtgtacatcacaatatacaactgAGACATGTATGCAGACGGAAATATCATTCATAGACTTAGTTAGACTTGAATCTGAATGCCAACGTGGGAGCAGACTTCACCTAGTCCAGCCTTGCAGGTGCAGTGGGAAGATATTATCTCTCCATTCCTGCAACTAG